In Cervus elaphus chromosome 31, mCerEla1.1, whole genome shotgun sequence, one DNA window encodes the following:
- the IFNGR2 gene encoding interferon gamma receptor 2 isoform X2 — protein MRRPPPTLLPPLLVLLSGFGAAAPPADSLAPLPAPRNLKVHLYNAQQALSWEPVYLDGDPRPVVYQVQYKYSTSSNWYDVNKEDSKVDCTNLTRTECDFTANSLSEGFPWRFNISLRVRAKLGGLVSAWATAPWFEHYRNATIGPPENIRVTPEEGSLIIRLSAPFDVPASEAFFVYHVYYWEKAGGKQARVPRCFRSNFITLNDLKPLTVYCFQVKAELCLTKENVSRPGHLSNISCSETAADASVKLQQDILAAATTFLVLLVVVGSCLFLVLKYRGLVKHWFHSPPSIPSQIEEYLKDPDQPILDALDKDSSPKDDAWDSVSIVTFPENEQEGSPQSADPSHQPTEGVP, from the exons ATGCGGCGGCCGCCGCCGACACTGCTGCCGCCGCTGCTCGTGCTTCTCAGCGGCTTCGGCGCCGCGGCGCCCCCCGCAG ACTCCCTGGCCCCGCTGCCTGCTCCTCGAAACCTGAAGGTTCACCTGTACAACGCCCAGCAGGCGCTGAGCTGGGAGCCGGTGTACCTGGACGGCGACCCGAGGCCCGTGGTCTACCAGGTGCAGTATAAATA CAGCACCAGTAGTAACTGGTATGACGTCAACAAAGAAGATAGCAAGGTGGATTGTACAAACCTCACCAGGACAGAGTGTGACTTCACCGCAAACAGCCTCTCGGAGGGATTCCCATGGCGTTTCAACATCTCTTTACGTGTTCGAGCTAAGCTGGGGGGCCTTGTTTCTGCCTGGGCAACAGCACCTTGGTTTGAACACTATCGGAATG CTACCATCGGGCCTCCAGAAAACATCCGGGTGACCCCAGAAGAAGGTTCCCTTATCATCAGGCTTTCTGCTCCCTTCGATGTCCCTGCCTCCGAGGCCTTTTTTGTGTATCATGTCTACTACTGggagaaggcaggaggcaaaCAGGCAAGA GTGCCACGCTGTTTCAGGAGCAACTTCATCACACTGAATGATTTAAAACCCTTAACAGTATACTGTTTTCAAGTCAAGGCAGAACTGTGTTTGACCAAAGAAAACGTCTCTCGACCTGGACATTTAAGCAACATATCTTGCTCTGAAACAGCAGCAGATG CCTCTGTCAAGCTTCAACAAGACATCCTGGCCGCCGCGACAACCTTTTTGGTGCTGTTGGTGGTGGTAGGGTCCTGTCTCTTCCTGGTTCTGAAATACAGAGGCCTGGTTAAACACTGGTTTCACTCTCCGCCAAGCATTCCATCACAGATAGAAGAG taTTTAAAGGATCCGGATCAGCCCATCTTAGACGCCCTGGACAAGGACAGCTCGCCAAAGGATGACGCCTGGGACTCCGTGTCCATCGTGACGTTTCCAGAGAATGAACAAGAAGGGAGTCCCCAAAGCGCTGATCCGAGCCACCAGCCCACGGAAGGAGTTCCCTGA
- the IFNGR2 gene encoding interferon gamma receptor 2 isoform X1, translating into MRRPPPTLLPPLLVLLSGFGAAAPPADSLAPLPAPRNLKVHLYNAQQALSWEPVYLDGDPRPVVYQVQYKYSTSSNWYDVNKEDSKVDCTNLTRTECDFTANSLSEGFPWRFNISLRVRAKLGGLVSAWATAPWFEHYRNATIGPPENIRVTPEEGSLIIRLSAPFDVPASEAFFVYHVYYWEKAGGKQVPRCFRSNFITLNDLKPLTVYCFQVKAELCLTKENVSRPGHLSNISCSETAADASVKLQQDILAAATTFLVLLVVVGSCLFLVLKYRGLVKHWFHSPPSIPSQIEEYLKDPDQPILDALDKDSSPKDDAWDSVSIVTFPENEQEGSPQSADPSHQPTEGVP; encoded by the exons ATGCGGCGGCCGCCGCCGACACTGCTGCCGCCGCTGCTCGTGCTTCTCAGCGGCTTCGGCGCCGCGGCGCCCCCCGCAG ACTCCCTGGCCCCGCTGCCTGCTCCTCGAAACCTGAAGGTTCACCTGTACAACGCCCAGCAGGCGCTGAGCTGGGAGCCGGTGTACCTGGACGGCGACCCGAGGCCCGTGGTCTACCAGGTGCAGTATAAATA CAGCACCAGTAGTAACTGGTATGACGTCAACAAAGAAGATAGCAAGGTGGATTGTACAAACCTCACCAGGACAGAGTGTGACTTCACCGCAAACAGCCTCTCGGAGGGATTCCCATGGCGTTTCAACATCTCTTTACGTGTTCGAGCTAAGCTGGGGGGCCTTGTTTCTGCCTGGGCAACAGCACCTTGGTTTGAACACTATCGGAATG CTACCATCGGGCCTCCAGAAAACATCCGGGTGACCCCAGAAGAAGGTTCCCTTATCATCAGGCTTTCTGCTCCCTTCGATGTCCCTGCCTCCGAGGCCTTTTTTGTGTATCATGTCTACTACTGggagaaggcaggaggcaaaCAG GTGCCACGCTGTTTCAGGAGCAACTTCATCACACTGAATGATTTAAAACCCTTAACAGTATACTGTTTTCAAGTCAAGGCAGAACTGTGTTTGACCAAAGAAAACGTCTCTCGACCTGGACATTTAAGCAACATATCTTGCTCTGAAACAGCAGCAGATG CCTCTGTCAAGCTTCAACAAGACATCCTGGCCGCCGCGACAACCTTTTTGGTGCTGTTGGTGGTGGTAGGGTCCTGTCTCTTCCTGGTTCTGAAATACAGAGGCCTGGTTAAACACTGGTTTCACTCTCCGCCAAGCATTCCATCACAGATAGAAGAG taTTTAAAGGATCCGGATCAGCCCATCTTAGACGCCCTGGACAAGGACAGCTCGCCAAAGGATGACGCCTGGGACTCCGTGTCCATCGTGACGTTTCCAGAGAATGAACAAGAAGGGAGTCCCCAAAGCGCTGATCCGAGCCACCAGCCCACGGAAGGAGTTCCCTGA